One region of Mucilaginibacter sp. 14171R-50 genomic DNA includes:
- a CDS encoding two-component regulator propeller domain-containing protein, translating into MNWETGKIFKRILIAILFSPLFSFGQKFTFSHLDIEDGLIQSQVTHFAQDSKHRLWIATFGGACRFDGKDYLKISKSKGLSSNFVYTVFVDKHDRLWIGTDDGLLCTANGKNLRFAVSPGHKNNTTTAIAAGKDGTIYCLVNNKLYRVRDKSLVAMQITGSEELLTCFNISDAGVIYAAVYNKGVYSFDHNKWTLQASSAFNGQTAVIGKILFDKFKKGNILLCSTNNVFQLAGGELKPYADNLLAGAAKPFSCIEQDADGNLWIGSVKGAYCIKSNRIIGFNSQNGFTDNPVIDIYNDVDNNLWLGTSGSGAYKYEGDGYLTANPKVQTNNSQIIIGLAKTKNGEVLANVSGTGIMKYEQGVLSPYLLPTNNLNTSLVSCLFTDRQQNIWIGTNFGGLWRSDGAGFKMFPWTTSSIINVISQAADGAIWFGTSLGCYRIAKNGVQAITRAPTFVSTLLPLGADSVLIGTHNGVQLAIGNKIVLEPALSFLDRSSVYSMLRVGNAILFGTDDKGVFVWQVNTNKYVNIDVAEGLKSSSIYCMAADNNGQIWVGTGKGVNRLKKSSGRLMFKVLNNSYPKSEIAEANQGSLLLSGDEMLLGTTKGLKIYKTAQVNPRATPPQTVLNEVRIYGKNGKYRSLMDDSAAAPLKLSHDQNHIAISFLGIHLKDPESVTYQYRLTGLNDKFSQPVKNPFVEYFSLPPGKYCFEIISIDGNGRQSGNSVLARFEIVPAFYQGTIFKIIVLLAFLICGIIIQTLWHQKKKRRKMLLESIKKEEVVKIRQQTAEDFHDDLGNKLTRISILSEILQSRMGEGKEEERKLVEQIKSNTLSLYNGTKDILWALNPRNDNLYEILRHIKEIGIEQFADTAISFEMTGLHTDLKQYRLNMEHSRNLLMIFKELINNVLKHAHATSVRIIASRQDNEKLLLAIRDDGVGFEADMLTTGYGMNNIKARAKRINAHLSVESSKGAGTITKLIINLKQV; encoded by the coding sequence ATGAATTGGGAAACGGGTAAAATTTTTAAAAGAATTTTAATTGCTATATTATTTTCCCCGTTATTTTCTTTTGGTCAAAAATTCACTTTTTCACATCTCGATATCGAAGATGGCCTTATCCAGTCGCAGGTAACACATTTTGCCCAGGATAGTAAACACCGTTTATGGATCGCCACCTTTGGTGGTGCATGCCGGTTTGATGGTAAGGACTATCTTAAGATATCCAAATCAAAGGGGTTAAGCAGCAATTTTGTTTACACCGTTTTTGTTGATAAGCACGACAGGTTATGGATAGGTACCGATGATGGCTTGCTTTGCACCGCCAATGGTAAAAACCTGCGCTTTGCGGTGTCCCCGGGCCATAAAAACAACACTACTACGGCCATTGCCGCCGGTAAGGATGGTACCATATATTGCCTGGTAAACAATAAGCTTTACCGGGTACGCGATAAAAGCCTGGTGGCCATGCAAATAACCGGTAGCGAGGAGTTGCTTACCTGTTTTAACATCAGCGATGCCGGGGTGATCTATGCCGCCGTGTATAATAAAGGGGTGTACAGTTTTGACCATAACAAATGGACATTGCAGGCATCGTCAGCTTTTAACGGCCAAACGGCGGTTATCGGAAAAATCCTTTTCGATAAATTTAAAAAAGGGAATATTTTACTTTGTTCCACTAACAACGTATTTCAGCTTGCGGGCGGTGAGCTAAAACCTTATGCCGATAATTTGCTGGCCGGCGCTGCGAAGCCCTTTAGCTGCATTGAACAGGATGCCGATGGCAATTTATGGATAGGCAGCGTTAAAGGGGCATATTGCATCAAATCAAACAGGATAATTGGGTTTAACTCGCAAAACGGCTTTACCGATAACCCGGTGATTGATATTTATAACGATGTTGACAATAATTTGTGGCTGGGCACATCGGGCAGCGGCGCGTATAAGTACGAAGGCGATGGTTATTTAACGGCAAACCCTAAAGTACAAACCAATAACAGTCAGATCATTATCGGCCTTGCCAAAACAAAAAACGGCGAGGTGCTGGCCAATGTGAGCGGTACCGGCATCATGAAATACGAGCAGGGCGTTTTGTCGCCTTATTTATTGCCAACCAATAACCTGAATACATCGCTGGTAAGCTGCCTATTTACCGACAGGCAGCAAAATATATGGATAGGTACCAATTTCGGCGGATTGTGGCGATCTGATGGTGCCGGGTTTAAGATGTTCCCCTGGACCACCAGCAGCATCATTAATGTCATCAGCCAGGCTGCCGACGGCGCAATTTGGTTTGGTACATCGTTAGGATGTTACCGTATAGCCAAAAATGGTGTACAAGCCATTACGCGCGCGCCCACTTTTGTTTCCACGTTGTTACCCCTCGGGGCCGATTCGGTGCTTATAGGTACGCATAACGGGGTACAGTTGGCTATAGGTAATAAAATAGTGCTCGAACCCGCATTGTCGTTCTTAGATCGTTCATCAGTTTACAGTATGCTGCGTGTTGGTAACGCCATTTTATTTGGTACCGATGATAAAGGCGTATTTGTATGGCAGGTAAACACCAATAAATATGTAAATATTGATGTAGCCGAAGGCCTTAAGTCAAGCAGCATATATTGTATGGCTGCGGATAACAACGGGCAGATATGGGTTGGTACCGGCAAGGGTGTTAATCGCTTAAAAAAATCGTCGGGCCGGCTGATGTTTAAGGTTTTAAACAACAGCTATCCAAAAAGCGAGATAGCCGAAGCCAACCAGGGGTCGTTGTTGCTTAGCGGCGATGAAATGCTGTTAGGGACCACCAAAGGCTTAAAAATATATAAAACTGCACAGGTAAACCCCCGCGCAACCCCACCGCAAACCGTGTTGAACGAAGTGAGGATATATGGTAAGAATGGTAAATACCGCTCGCTGATGGACGATTCGGCTGCCGCTCCGTTAAAGCTCAGTCACGATCAGAACCATATAGCCATATCGTTTTTGGGTATTCATTTAAAAGACCCCGAGAGTGTTACTTACCAGTACCGTTTAACCGGCTTGAATGATAAGTTTAGCCAGCCCGTTAAGAACCCTTTCGTTGAGTATTTTTCGCTGCCTCCCGGCAAATATTGTTTCGAAATAATATCTATCGACGGAAATGGCAGGCAGTCGGGCAACTCGGTACTGGCCCGGTTCGAGATTGTTCCGGCGTTTTACCAGGGTACCATATTCAAAATAATTGTGCTGCTTGCTTTTTTAATATGCGGCATTATTATACAAACCTTATGGCATCAAAAGAAAAAGCGGCGCAAAATGCTTTTAGAATCGATAAAAAAAGAAGAGGTGGTGAAGATACGCCAGCAAACCGCCGAAGATTTCCACGATGACCTGGGCAACAAATTAACACGCATATCTATCCTGTCAGAAATATTGCAGTCGCGCATGGGCGAGGGTAAAGAGGAAGAAAGAAAGCTGGTGGAGCAGATAAAATCAAACACGCTGTCGCTTTATAACGGTACCAAAGATATCCTTTGGGCGCTGAACCCCAGGAACGATAATTTATACGAGATACTTAGGCATATCAAAGAAATTGGCATTGAGCAGTTTGCTGACACGGCGATAAGTTTTGAGATGACCGGCTTACACACCGACCTGAAGCAATACCGGCTAAATATGGAACACAGCCGCAATTTGCTGATGATATTTAAAGAGCTGATCAATAATGTACTTAAACATGCCCATGCAACAAGTGTACGCATAATTGCCAGCCGGCAGGATAACGAAAAGCTGTTATTAGCCATCAGGGACGATGGGGTAGGCTTTGAGGCTGATATGCTTACCACCGGCTACGGCATGAACAATATAAAGGCCCGCGCAAAACGCATTAACGCCCACCTGAGTGTTGAAAGCAGCAAGGGCGCCGGAACCATAACCAAACTTATCATAAACCTGAAACAGGTATAA
- a CDS encoding response regulator transcription factor has product MGAPTKIVIIEDDDTIRNGYEFLINANNGYKVVNTYPSFDIAQHTIGTDRPDVILLDIQLPGTGGIAALPKLKKMLPNVLILIITVYESEQVIFDALMNGASGYLTKSTPSVKIIEAIREVCEGGGPMSVNIARMVISSFRRNQDSPLSKRETQILEMIASGKSRSMVAKELFIDLETVRSHIKKIYIKLDVNSRSEAITAAKKNKFI; this is encoded by the coding sequence ATGGGCGCACCAACAAAAATAGTTATCATAGAGGATGATGATACCATCAGGAACGGTTACGAATTTCTGATAAACGCAAATAACGGCTATAAGGTTGTAAACACCTATCCTTCATTTGATATTGCACAGCACACCATTGGTACCGACCGGCCCGATGTTATTCTGCTTGATATACAGCTGCCGGGCACCGGCGGTATTGCCGCGCTGCCAAAACTAAAAAAGATGCTGCCCAACGTTTTGATACTTATCATTACAGTTTACGAATCAGAGCAGGTAATATTCGACGCGCTGATGAACGGCGCGTCGGGATACCTTACCAAAAGCACCCCCTCGGTAAAGATCATCGAGGCTATACGCGAAGTGTGCGAGGGCGGTGGACCAATGAGCGTTAATATTGCCCGCATGGTTATCTCGTCCTTCAGGCGTAACCAGGACTCGCCACTGTCAAAACGCGAAACCCAGATACTGGAAATGATAGCCAGCGGCAAAAGCCGGAGCATGGTTGCCAAAGAACTTTTCATTGACCTGGAAACCGTCAGGAGCCATATCAAAAAAATTTACATCAAGCTTGATGTAAACTCACGCTCAGAGGCCATAACAGCCGCGAAAAAGAACAAATTTATTTGA
- a CDS encoding VOC family protein → MEIKYITLFAADINEQTAFCQDKLGCKIKKETSFFDGQPCTILNGQQFNINLVVIKSNDGAKHSSTVILNSKDFLKDHYELKQKGIQFQSAPEYTAGGLAAAFTDPAANRWLLLEEREYNED, encoded by the coding sequence ATGGAGATAAAATATATCACACTGTTTGCAGCTGATATAAACGAGCAGACGGCATTTTGCCAGGATAAACTGGGGTGCAAAATAAAAAAGGAAACCAGCTTTTTTGACGGGCAGCCATGCACCATTTTAAACGGCCAGCAATTTAATATAAACCTGGTGGTAATCAAGAGCAATGATGGGGCGAAGCACAGCAGTACTGTTATCCTTAACTCAAAGGATTTCCTGAAAGATCATTACGAATTGAAGCAAAAAGGCATTCAGTTTCAGTCCGCGCCCGAGTACACTGCCGGTGGCCTGGCCGCCGCTTTTACCGACCCTGCCGCAAACCGCTGGCTGCTTTTAGAAGAACGGGAGTATAACGAAGACTAA
- a CDS encoding helix-turn-helix transcriptional regulator — translation MDYLKVLKNNNKIISKTTYCKEDVQTAADLTLRCVFSGNERCSIGRRELLIYADSFIMLNKGTQYNTCISSETPVQSFAVTFDKDFVNDFYSSYTLSNYKLLNGITDTAENKLNETLYPFNGDIKFNLSHLKANLDSGLNDELLINEYLHHCLITYNSVYNKEIFEKARLLPIQNAGTRLEILRRLNLAKEYLYSNYDKNINLNELAAYACLSVNHLLRTFKQAFGRSPHQFLTDIRLKRAQQLLRKSNYSVNEVVTLIGFECPSSFIRLFKQRFETTPLIYRQSA, via the coding sequence ATGGACTACCTGAAGGTATTAAAGAATAATAACAAGATAATCAGTAAAACAACCTACTGTAAAGAGGATGTTCAAACTGCTGCCGACCTTACCCTGCGCTGTGTTTTTTCGGGTAACGAGCGGTGCAGCATTGGCCGCCGGGAGCTTTTGATATATGCCGATTCGTTTATTATGCTGAATAAGGGCACACAATACAATACCTGTATCAGTTCCGAAACACCCGTGCAATCTTTCGCTGTTACCTTTGATAAAGATTTTGTAAACGATTTTTATAGCAGCTATACGTTATCGAACTATAAGTTACTAAACGGCATAACAGACACCGCCGAAAACAAGCTTAACGAAACTTTATACCCCTTTAACGGCGACATAAAATTCAATTTGTCGCACCTTAAGGCCAATTTAGACAGCGGCCTGAACGACGAATTACTTATAAACGAATACCTGCACCACTGCCTGATAACTTACAATTCGGTTTATAATAAAGAGATATTTGAAAAGGCACGCCTGTTGCCTATCCAGAATGCAGGTACGCGCCTGGAGATATTGCGCAGGCTAAACCTTGCCAAAGAATACCTATACAGTAATTACGATAAAAATATTAACCTGAACGAACTCGCCGCTTACGCTTGCCTGTCGGTAAATCATTTGCTGCGCACATTTAAACAGGCCTTTGGCCGTTCGCCACATCAGTTTTTGACTGATATCCGCTTAAAAAGGGCGCAGCAGCTATTGCGCAAAAGCAACTATTCGGTTAACGAGGTGGTAACCCTTATCGGTTTTGAGTGCCCCAGCTCGTTCATACGTCTTTTCAAACAGCGGTTCGAAACAACACCGCTTATCTACCGTCAGTCGGCGTAG
- a CDS encoding SusC/RagA family TonB-linked outer membrane protein, whose translation MKKILLICMCFLLLFKTQLFAQERTVSGTVTAKEDGQPIPGVTVKIKGTTIGMQTGTDGKYAIKAANGAVLTFSFLGYNEQQVTVNKDIINIVLTVNSRQLGEVVVTGLGINKAKKTLGYAQTSVKNEEINKSAPINLLGGLQGKISGVNISNVSGAAGGSTKVILRGYTSIGGTNQPLYVVDGVPLNNSRSGSDDNFDFGNNANDIDPNLIDNISFLKGSAASAIYGSRGSNGVIVITTKKGKTGKPTVDFSSAATLTNVAYVYKPQEIFGQGWDGHFVPGENGNWGPKYDGQLRPWGAVVNNTQLIKPFSFIKNNIRDTYDNGLDFNNNITISGGTDASNYLLSYNNIHSDGVLPGNVDGFSRNNFTLKGGTNYKNFSADATLNYVAKNGSFVATGQGPTGVANTFYESVLQIPGDIPIKDLRDYKNLYFNTDNYYTPFAENPYYTLYENGSRTKTDRLYGNINLNYKLAPWVTLQLQQGADVSNAGTKIWYNSNSPTPGSWVGGGNTEGQSRAPDDGGVEEDNYQNYEYDTKLQALFVNKIGADFDINAVAGVNYNDRGSRSVATSIQGLAIPGFFNLSNSVNKPSSAESESHRRLVGFYGQATVGYKNYLYLTVTGRNDITSTLATGNNSYFYPAANASYILSQALDLKSSVVSYIKLRGSYGETGSDTDPYNINNVLSSTSVGLGFGSIRFPLQGVPGFTINNTLLNTNLRPERVKEYEFGGEFRFLNDRLGIDLTYYQRTRQDQILAVPIAPSGGYSFELVNFGAVRNRGIELAFSATPVKTSLVNWDINYTFSKSRSVVTALPDGLDKVILQQDGYGGEFVAIKDQPLGILQAPVPAYDPQGHIVVDSQGFPIAASANGSYGNFQHDFVMGFNSNIRVQNFTLGFTAEWDKGGKFYSGTADLFNFVGADPRTTYNDRNPFIVPNSVQQVKDANGNVTGYIENTTPISESDNDDYYYTTSNKALAWSRDILDRSFVKLREVIVNYNLPKSLTNKLGVSKASIGVYGRNLYTWLPAGNKVVDPEVSNYGTDLASEYGEFRTAPPLRYFGAALKVTF comes from the coding sequence ATGAAAAAAATTTTACTGATCTGCATGTGTTTTTTACTGCTCTTCAAAACACAACTGTTTGCGCAGGAGCGCACCGTTAGCGGTACGGTTACTGCAAAAGAAGATGGGCAGCCCATTCCCGGGGTAACCGTGAAAATTAAGGGGACAACAATTGGTATGCAAACCGGCACCGATGGTAAATACGCCATAAAAGCAGCAAACGGGGCGGTTTTAACGTTTTCGTTTTTAGGCTACAACGAGCAGCAGGTAACGGTAAACAAGGACATTATTAATATTGTGCTTACGGTTAACAGCCGCCAGCTTGGCGAGGTGGTTGTAACGGGCCTTGGTATAAACAAAGCCAAAAAAACACTGGGTTACGCACAAACCTCGGTAAAAAACGAGGAGATAAACAAGTCGGCGCCTATCAACCTCCTGGGTGGCCTGCAGGGTAAAATATCCGGCGTAAATATCTCTAACGTATCCGGTGCAGCGGGTGGTTCTACCAAGGTAATATTAAGGGGTTATACTTCCATAGGGGGTACCAATCAGCCCTTATATGTGGTAGATGGTGTGCCATTGAACAATTCCAGAAGTGGGTCTGATGATAATTTCGACTTTGGTAACAACGCAAACGATATCGACCCTAACCTGATTGATAACATCAGCTTCCTGAAAGGTTCGGCGGCAAGCGCTATATATGGCTCGCGCGGATCAAACGGGGTAATTGTTATTACCACCAAAAAGGGTAAGACCGGTAAGCCCACTGTCGACTTTTCGTCGGCGGCAACGCTTACCAATGTTGCCTACGTTTACAAACCGCAGGAAATTTTTGGCCAGGGCTGGGACGGACATTTTGTACCCGGCGAAAACGGTAACTGGGGCCCTAAATACGATGGTCAGCTAAGGCCATGGGGCGCGGTGGTAAACAATACACAACTTATCAAGCCGTTCTCGTTCATTAAAAATAACATAAGAGATACCTACGATAACGGCCTTGATTTTAACAACAACATTACCATAAGCGGTGGTACCGATGCCTCTAACTACTTGTTATCTTACAATAATATTCACAGCGATGGGGTTTTACCCGGCAATGTTGATGGCTTTTCGAGAAACAACTTTACCTTAAAGGGTGGTACCAATTACAAAAACTTTTCGGCCGACGCTACGCTGAACTATGTCGCCAAGAACGGAAGCTTTGTGGCCACCGGCCAGGGCCCAACGGGGGTAGCCAACACGTTTTACGAAAGTGTTTTGCAAATACCTGGCGATATCCCCATTAAAGACCTGAGGGATTACAAAAACCTTTATTTCAATACGGATAACTACTATACTCCGTTTGCCGAAAACCCGTATTATACCTTATACGAAAACGGCAGCCGAACTAAAACCGATAGGCTTTACGGTAACATTAACCTGAACTACAAACTGGCACCATGGGTTACCCTGCAATTACAGCAAGGTGCCGATGTAAGCAACGCAGGTACAAAAATTTGGTACAACAGCAATTCGCCTACACCGGGCAGCTGGGTTGGCGGCGGCAATACTGAAGGCCAGTCAAGGGCGCCGGATGATGGCGGTGTTGAAGAAGATAATTACCAGAACTACGAGTATGATACCAAATTGCAGGCCTTGTTTGTTAACAAGATAGGAGCTGATTTTGATATAAACGCAGTAGCCGGTGTAAACTATAACGACAGGGGCAGCCGCAGCGTGGCAACATCCATCCAGGGCTTAGCTATACCGGGGTTCTTCAACCTGTCTAACAGCGTAAACAAACCGTCAAGCGCCGAATCTGAAAGCCATCGCCGCCTGGTAGGTTTTTACGGCCAGGCTACCGTGGGTTATAAAAACTATTTATACCTAACCGTTACCGGCCGTAACGATATAACCTCAACGCTGGCAACGGGTAACAACAGCTATTTTTACCCTGCCGCAAACGCGTCGTACATACTATCGCAAGCGCTTGATCTGAAAAGTTCGGTGGTTAGTTATATAAAATTGAGAGGCAGCTACGGCGAAACCGGTAGCGATACCGACCCTTACAATATCAACAATGTGCTGTCGTCTACCAGTGTGGGGCTTGGGTTTGGCAGCATCAGGTTCCCGTTACAGGGAGTGCCGGGTTTTACCATCAACAATACGCTGCTTAATACTAACTTAAGGCCCGAGCGCGTAAAAGAATATGAATTTGGCGGCGAGTTCAGGTTTTTGAACGATCGTTTAGGGATAGATCTTACCTACTACCAACGCACCCGCCAGGACCAGATATTAGCTGTACCGATCGCCCCAAGCGGTGGTTACTCGTTCGAGCTGGTGAACTTTGGCGCGGTACGTAACCGTGGTATCGAACTGGCGTTTAGCGCAACTCCGGTAAAAACATCGCTGGTTAACTGGGATATCAACTACACTTTCTCGAAGAGCAGGAGTGTTGTTACCGCGCTGCCCGACGGCTTAGATAAAGTAATACTACAGCAAGACGGTTACGGCGGCGAGTTTGTAGCCATAAAAGATCAGCCCCTTGGTATTTTACAAGCACCTGTGCCTGCTTACGACCCGCAGGGCCACATTGTTGTAGATAGCCAGGGTTTCCCCATCGCCGCATCGGCAAACGGCAGCTATGGTAACTTCCAGCACGATTTTGTAATGGGCTTTAACAGCAATATAAGGGTACAGAACTTTACACTGGGCTTTACTGCCGAGTGGGATAAAGGCGGTAAGTTCTACTCGGGCACGGCCGACCTGTTTAACTTTGTTGGTGCCGATCCCCGCACCACCTATAACGACCGTAACCCATTTATTGTGCCTAACTCGGTACAGCAGGTTAAAGACGCAAACGGCAATGTTACAGGCTATATTGAAAACACTACCCCGATAAGCGAAAGCGATAACGACGATTATTATTACACCACATCTAACAAAGCGCTGGCATGGTCAAGAGATATCCTTGACAGGAGCTTTGTTAAGCTGCGCGAGGTTATTGTTAATTACAATCTGCCCAAAAGCTTAACCAATAAGTTGGGCGTATCCAAGGCATCGATAGGGGTGTATGGCCGTAACTTATATACCTGGCTTCCGGCCGGTAATAAGGTGGTTGACCCCGAAGTATCAAACTACGGAACAGACCTGGCCAGCGAATACGGCGAATTCCGTACGGCCCCGCCTTTGCGTTATTTCGGCGCCGCACTAAAAGTTACATTTTAA
- a CDS encoding SusD/RagB family nutrient-binding outer membrane lipoprotein: MKSRNNHIKILFTAAVACLTLGCSKINEINVSPNNPSIDKATPQVLFPSGVISTAAMTGGELNIIGGIWSQYWTQSPAANQFKTIDSYNLQRQDFNRGYNELFSGALADYQLAIDKAKANNQNQFLLMCTVMKAYTYEVLVDLYDKVPYTDAFQGAKNLQPKFDDGYDVYKALIAEIDAALATDYDVDLSAADSKVDLLFGGDGTATPADQMANWRKFANTLKLKMYLRMVNTHAAEAEAGVRALYAANAEFLDRSAVVDVFKDETDQRNPIYEYTVKNLGANDLRASKTFTSWLVANDDARIKEYFGTAAPTPIDQGNFNAPQTAQPGYYIATAPAFGPSDPVYFLTEAESYFLQAEAAARYNVGNASSLYTDGVNAAFAQYDLPAPTTGVYAYPNSGNFQTNLRAIIYQKWASYPNSHALEGFFDQERTGYPEISPVYSLDPAYKPGEWVYSKNGVTGGKFPKRLVYPDVERSRNSNTPPEVPITTPVWWGLPN; encoded by the coding sequence ATGAAAAGTAGAAACAACCATATAAAAATTCTTTTTACTGCCGCCGTTGCATGCTTAACGCTGGGCTGCAGTAAGATCAATGAAATTAACGTAAGCCCCAATAACCCCTCGATAGATAAGGCCACCCCGCAGGTACTGTTCCCGTCGGGGGTAATATCTACCGCTGCTATGACGGGCGGCGAGCTAAATATTATTGGTGGCATCTGGTCGCAGTACTGGACACAGTCGCCGGCGGCCAACCAGTTCAAAACCATCGACTCGTACAACCTGCAGAGGCAGGACTTCAACCGGGGCTACAACGAACTATTCTCGGGCGCGCTGGCCGACTACCAACTGGCTATTGATAAGGCGAAAGCGAATAACCAAAACCAGTTTTTACTGATGTGTACGGTAATGAAAGCTTACACCTATGAGGTACTTGTAGACTTATACGATAAAGTACCTTACACCGATGCTTTTCAGGGTGCCAAAAACCTGCAGCCAAAGTTTGATGATGGTTACGATGTTTACAAGGCATTGATTGCAGAGATAGACGCTGCCCTGGCTACTGATTATGATGTAGATCTTTCGGCAGCCGATTCAAAGGTGGACCTGTTGTTTGGCGGCGACGGCACTGCAACCCCTGCCGATCAAATGGCTAACTGGCGTAAATTTGCCAACACGCTTAAACTGAAAATGTACCTGCGCATGGTAAATACCCATGCGGCCGAAGCGGAAGCGGGTGTACGCGCCCTTTACGCTGCAAATGCCGAGTTTTTAGACAGAAGCGCGGTAGTAGATGTGTTTAAAGACGAAACAGATCAGCGTAACCCCATATATGAGTATACGGTGAAGAACCTGGGTGCTAACGATCTGCGCGCAAGTAAAACATTTACCAGCTGGCTGGTTGCTAACGATGATGCGCGCATTAAAGAATACTTTGGCACCGCTGCGCCAACCCCTATTGATCAGGGTAACTTTAATGCGCCGCAAACGGCACAGCCGGGGTATTACATTGCAACAGCGCCTGCTTTTGGCCCAAGCGACCCCGTTTATTTTTTAACCGAGGCCGAATCCTATTTTTTACAGGCGGAGGCTGCGGCGCGCTATAATGTAGGCAACGCTTCGTCGCTTTATACCGATGGCGTAAACGCGGCTTTTGCGCAGTACGACCTGCCGGCACCTACAACCGGGGTGTACGCTTACCCCAACAGTGGTAATTTCCAAACCAATTTGCGGGCTATCATTTATCAAAAATGGGCGTCGTACCCAAATTCGCATGCGCTTGAAGGATTTTTTGACCAGGAACGTACCGGCTACCCCGAGATCAGCCCCGTATACTCGCTGGATCCTGCTTATAAGCCGGGCGAATGGGTATACTCTAAAAACGGAGTTACCGGCGGTAAGTTCCCCAAAAGGCTGGTATATCCCGATGTTGAAAGAAGCCGTAACAGCAATACACCGCCCGAAGTGCCTATTACTACCCCTGTATGGTGGGGATTGCCAAATTAA
- a CDS encoding DUF5011 domain-containing protein yields MKRYISYIALMLTGVILVSCHKDNFNYKPGYVGRSKITIYPVITVKGDDYVLVKKGDTYNDPGATAKAGTEDVEITSTAVTTNAAGVYTQTYTATNADGFSATATRHVVVYDTDASAASNDFSGNYARSTNGSVAEVTKLAPGVYSVFNPGGAPGTNLTVIAFNDTGNDFYIPQQNASDGSPTSSSQESSVSAPGGKLAGFKWAIVNPTYGPAVRIFNKI; encoded by the coding sequence ATGAAAAGATATATAAGTTACATCGCCCTAATGTTAACAGGGGTAATACTTGTTTCGTGCCACAAGGATAATTTTAATTACAAGCCAGGTTATGTGGGCCGCTCTAAAATAACCATATACCCCGTTATCACCGTTAAAGGGGATGATTATGTGCTGGTTAAAAAAGGCGATACCTATAACGACCCGGGCGCTACAGCCAAAGCCGGTACCGAGGATGTTGAAATAACCAGCACCGCTGTAACCACAAATGCTGCCGGGGTGTATACCCAAACATATACCGCAACCAACGCAGATGGTTTTTCGGCGACGGCTACACGCCACGTGGTAGTTTACGATACCGATGCAAGTGCCGCCTCGAACGATTTTTCGGGTAATTATGCGCGTAGTACAAACGGCTCTGTAGCCGAAGTAACAAAGCTCGCGCCGGGCGTTTACTCGGTTTTTAACCCCGGCGGCGCGCCCGGGACCAACCTTACCGTAATAGCGTTTAATGATACCGGCAATGATTTTTACATCCCGCAGCAAAATGCCAGCGATGGGTCGCCCACCAGCTCGTCGCAAGAGTCATCGGTAAGCGCACCCGGCGGAAAACTCGCGGGTTTTAAATGGGCAATTGTAAACCCAACTTACGGGCCGGCGGTAAGGATATTCAATAAAATATAA
- a CDS encoding lipid-binding protein yields the protein MKKIINIKNLLLTALVAATFTSCQKDEVIGGTAVQNLSGEFWVKLDNGADPTGTFDDSYYTLSTYNTASNKADSLWIDDDYDSPAGKPFWAIKGKIGADVKNLAFSGKDAANQIYESKFTISNGKILRGAATAPGTKLKTDSIYFEVQFDDDPIPGTVHKVSGYARTRFDADDHY from the coding sequence ATGAAAAAAATAATCAATATAAAAAATTTATTGCTAACCGCGCTGGTTGCGGCTACATTTACCTCGTGCCAAAAGGATGAAGTTATTGGCGGTACTGCCGTACAAAACCTGTCAGGCGAGTTTTGGGTGAAGCTTGACAATGGCGCTGACCCGACGGGTACTTTTGACGATAGCTATTATACATTATCAACCTACAACACCGCATCAAACAAGGCAGACAGCCTGTGGATAGACGATGACTACGACAGCCCCGCAGGAAAGCCCTTTTGGGCCATTAAGGGCAAAATTGGCGCCGATGTTAAAAACCTTGCGTTTTCGGGCAAAGATGCAGCCAACCAGATATACGAGAGCAAGTTTACCATAAGCAACGGTAAAATATTAAGGGGGGCAGCCACAGCGCCTGGCACCAAACTAAAAACAGATTCGATATACTTCGAGGTGCAATTTGACGACGATCCTATTCCGGGCACGGTTCACAAAGTGAGCGGCTATGCCCGCACCCGCTTTGATGCTGACGATCATTATTAA